From the genome of Labrus bergylta chromosome 12, fLabBer1.1, whole genome shotgun sequence, one region includes:
- the ccdc120a gene encoding coiled-coil domain-containing protein 120: MEVKGQLISPDPLTCPDRKQRERMAELQERRRSLQALLSTRLAELRRICLQEAELTGAVPTDFPLEAGEKPPSVPRRASRHANRKCRSEEEDSQRSKPKKTLFSGALRKHSDPEHNTHSQTHTHHGKRTVHRGCHTDDTVRSESSSTSDSTGHDNDEGVSQCRPPLVSVGSPVEVFYQNKTKKNSVLIRVDHSEALKPLSLPPSHPPPPPPRSQDSSSSSAPSDPAGEGGVRLNASRHSNSSDGLLERLPHPEEEGGAQQGGLWVNGLLGSRGTNGAGVFRSSETLTDGRTRMRTNNVVGEAGGAGRGGGGGGRGGGYEVLLDYVWGKQQQLQRQQSQPNSRQPITSHQQLLFNGYSSQQPAAAPPTYRVHQGDQRRVKVTRTKSCGPFLPVQQNQTDTHNPLLTAIQPDPHPHLLPPRPPQPPPAQDAQLEDATRSLHKALALEGLRDWYLRNTIGSTNQNQVNGKVNAGVNTKVNGGVKGQTGGGAGALPGRRRTQGAIQQSTYQSETSHHKKTLPHSATFHGHPLLGRSVDSSLYHDSFPQKKEIPLRDLTLDQPSPGTLV; encoded by the exons atggaggtcaaaggtcaactcATCTCACCTG acccTCTCACATGTCCAGACAGGAAGCAGCGGGAGCGAAtggcagagctgcaggagaggaggcggagcctgCAGGCCCTTCTGAGCACACGATTGGCTGAGCTGAGACGGATCTGTCTGCAGGAGGCT GAGCTGACAGGCGCGGTGCCAACTGACTTCCCCCTGGAGGCGGGGGAGAAACCCCCCAGTGTACCACGGAGAGCGTCTCGCCACGCAAACAGGAAGTGTCGATCAGAG gagGAAGACTCTCAGCGTTCAAAGCCGAAGAAAACTTTATTCAGTGGAGCTCTGAGGAAACACAGcgaccctgaacacaacacacactcccaaacacacacacaccatggcAAGAGGACCGTACACCGAGGCTgccacacag acgacacagtGAGGTCAGAGAGCAGCTCTACATCAGACTCAACAGGACACGACAAtg atgAAGGTGTGTCTCAGTGTCGCCCCCCGCTGGTCTCTGTTGGATCTCCAGTTGAAGTTTtctaccaaaacaaaacaaagaagaactCAGTGCTcatcag ggtCGACCATTCGGAGGCTCTTAAGCCCCTCAGCCTGCCTCCCTCtcaccctccccctcccccccctcgcTCTCaggactcctcctcctcctcggctcCCTCCGATCCCGCAGGTGAGGGCGGGGTCAGGTTAAACGCCAGTCGTCATAGTAACAGCTCCGATGGCCTCCTGGAGCGCCTCCCTCACCCTGAGGAGGAGGGCGGGGCACAGCAGGGGGGATTGTGGGTAAACGGTCTGCTCGGGTCCAGAGGAACGAATGGGGCTGGAGTTTTCAGGAGCTCAGAGACGCTGACAGACGGACGGACCAGGATGAGGACCAATAACGTTGTTGGGGAGGCGGGAGGGGCGgggcgaggaggagggggaggaggaagaggaggggggtaCGAGGTGCTGCTGGACTATGTGTGGGGGAAACAGCAGCAACTGCAGAGACAGCAGTCCCAACCAAACAGCCGACAGCCAATCACATCGCACCAGCAGCTGCTCTTCAACGGGTACTCCTCCCAGCAGCCCGCTGCAGCCCCGCCCACCTACCGCGTTCACCAGGGAGACCAGCGGCGAGTCAAAGTGACCCGCACCAAGTCCTGCGGGCCCTTCCTCCCAGTGCAGCAGAACCAGACTGATACCCATAATCCTCTTCTGACAGCCATCCAGCCAGACCCCCACCCTCACCTGCTGCCCCCCCGCCCGCCACAGCCGCCCCCTGCCCAGGATGCCCAGCTAGAGGACGCCACAAGGAGCCTTCACAAGGCCCTCGCCCTGGAAG gtctcAGGGACTGGTACCTGAGGAACACGATAGGATCCACAAACCAAAACCAGGTCAACGGAAAAGTCAACGCAGGGGTCAACACTAAGGTGAACggaggggtcaaaggtcagactgGAGGAGGGGCCGGAGCTCTGCCTGGCAGGCGAAGGACTCAAGGTGCTATCCAGCAGTCGACCTATCAGAGCGAGACGAGTCATCACAAGAAGACGCTGCCGCACTCGGCCACGTTCCACGGACACCCGCTGCTCGGAAG gtctgTGGACAGCTCGCTCTACCATGACTCCTTCCctcagaaaaaggaaatccctcTCAGAGACCTGACCCTGGACCAGCCGTCTCCTGGAACTTTGGTCTGA